The following proteins are encoded in a genomic region of Dasypus novemcinctus isolate mDasNov1 chromosome 3, mDasNov1.1.hap2, whole genome shotgun sequence:
- the MRPS11 gene encoding small ribosomal subunit protein uS11m isoform X2, producing the protein MVLATLHLCWPPDGSRLGSVPDMQAVRKAGSCLLRSWVCPRTISIYPPLPGEEGSLRWAGKKFEEIPIAHIKATYNNTHIQVVSATNQPLSHASCGTEGFRNAKKGTGVAAQTAGIAAAARATGKGVTHVRVVVKGLGPGRLSAIKGLTMGGLEVISITDNTPIPHNGCRPRKARRL; encoded by the exons ATGGTGCTGGCTACCCTACATCTATGCTGGCCCCCAGACGGGAGCCGGCTGGGGTCAGTTCCTGACATGCAGGCCGTGAGGAAGGCAGGCTCTTGTCTTTTAAGATCATGGGTTTGCCCACGAACTATCAG CATTTACCCTCCACTTCCAGGAGAGGAGGGCTCTCTGAGGTGGGCAGGAAAGAAATTTGAGGAGATCCCAATTGCACACATTAAAGCAACCTACAACAA CACACATATCCAGGTTGTCTCTGCCACCAACCAGCCACTTTCCCACGCTTCCTGTGGCACGGAGGGGTTCCGGAATGCTAAGAAGGGCACGGGCGTTGCCGCGCAAACAGCAGGCATAGCTGCAGCTGCG AGAGCTACAGGGAAGGGTGTGACCCACGTCCGTGTTGTGGTGAAAGGTCTGGGGCCAGGGCGCTTG TCTGCCATCAAGGGATTGACCATGGGGGGCCTGGAAGTGATCTCAATCACAGACAACACACCCATCCCACACAATGGCTGCCGGCCCAGGAAGGCTCGGAGACTGTGA
- the MRPS11 gene encoding small ribosomal subunit protein uS11m isoform X1: MVLATLHLCWPPDGSRLGSVPDMQAVRKAGSCLLRSWVCPRTIRVPAQTVHTGTQQLQDAAAKQEVEKEPVAPNRSSFSIYPPLPGEEGSLRWAGKKFEEIPIAHIKATYNNTHIQVVSATNQPLSHASCGTEGFRNAKKGTGVAAQTAGIAAAARATGKGVTHVRVVVKGLGPGRLSAIKGLTMGGLEVISITDNTPIPHNGCRPRKARRL, translated from the exons ATGGTGCTGGCTACCCTACATCTATGCTGGCCCCCAGACGGGAGCCGGCTGGGGTCAGTTCCTGACATGCAGGCCGTGAGGAAGGCAGGCTCTTGTCTTTTAAGATCATGGGTTTGCCCACGAACTATCAG GGTTCCGGCCCAGACTGTCCACACCGGTACACAGCAGCTGCAGGACGCGGCGGCGAAGCAGGAAGTTGAAAAGGAGCCGGTGGCTCCGAATCGCAGTAGCTTCAG CATTTACCCTCCACTTCCAGGAGAGGAGGGCTCTCTGAGGTGGGCAGGAAAGAAATTTGAGGAGATCCCAATTGCACACATTAAAGCAACCTACAACAA CACACATATCCAGGTTGTCTCTGCCACCAACCAGCCACTTTCCCACGCTTCCTGTGGCACGGAGGGGTTCCGGAATGCTAAGAAGGGCACGGGCGTTGCCGCGCAAACAGCAGGCATAGCTGCAGCTGCG AGAGCTACAGGGAAGGGTGTGACCCACGTCCGTGTTGTGGTGAAAGGTCTGGGGCCAGGGCGCTTG TCTGCCATCAAGGGATTGACCATGGGGGGCCTGGAAGTGATCTCAATCACAGACAACACACCCATCCCACACAATGGCTGCCGGCCCAGGAAGGCTCGGAGACTGTGA